AGAAACGCAGACCATCTGAAACGGTTTGCCTGCCATAAACGTGTTCAGTTTGATCATGGAGGGGATCTCTTCCCGACAGGGAGGACACCAGGTGGCCCAGAAGTTAAGCAGCACCACCTTCCCCTTCAGGGCAGCCAGGGTCAACTGCTGGTTATCAAGCGAGACCACACTGATCTCGGGGGCCTGGCTCTTTTCAGCAGGGGCCTTGGAAGGGGCGGCAGACTTGTCCTTACTGCAACCGGCGGTAAGGGCAACAGCACAGCAGAGCAGTACCAGCAACTTTTTCATGTATATATCCTCCAGCATAAAAACGGGATTTACAGCGTGAAAGAACTGCGCCTGGGGTGGTTAACGGTTGCGCGTTACCACATATTCAGCCAGATCCAACAGTGCTGCCTTGCAGCTATTGGCAGGAAAACAGGAGAGATGCCGTGCACAGTTTGCAACACAATCACGGGCTTTTTCAACCGTGTACTCAATACCACCGTAGCTCTGCACCAGATCTGAAACCAGTCGGAAGTCTTCGGGCGTCAGCTCGTCTTTTTCAATAATTGCGGTTACCGCCCCACGTTCTTCATCACTGCAGCCACGCAGGGCATGGATCAGAGGCAACGTCAGCTTGCCTTCTTCAAGGTCATGGCCGATGCTCTTGCCAAACTCCTCTTCAGAGGCCGTGTAGTCAAGGATGTCATCCATCAGCTGGAAGGCGATCCCCAGCTCCATACCAAAGTCTGCCAGTGCCTGTTCCTGTTCAGGAGAAACACCGCCCAGGATGGCACCACACTGGCAGGCAGCAGACAGCAGTACCGCTGTCTTGGCACGCACCACCTCAATATACTGCTGCTCGGTGAGTTCCACCTCGCCGGTATACAGCAGCTGCAGCACCTCCCCTTCAGCAATCACGGTGGTGGCCTTGGACATGACCCGCAACACATCAAGACTGCCGGCAGCAACCATCAGGGAAAATGATTTGGAGAAAAGGAAGTCACCGATCAGAACGGAGGCCTCGTTACCCCAGAGGGTGTTGGCAGAGGCAAGTCCACGGCGCAGGGTGGCACTGTCAACCACATCGTCATGCAGCAGGGTGGCGGTATGGATAAATTCAACCACGCTTGCCAGAGGGATGGCCTGATTACCTTGATACTCACACAAACGGGCAGCCAAAAGCAGCATGGCGGGACGGATACGCTTTCCGCCGCTGGCAAGTACATATTCGCCAACCTTGCGGATAAGCGGAACATCAGACTCAAGATCTTTTCTGAACTGTTCCTCGACCTGTTTGAGATCTTCACCAATCAGTTCTAATGCAGCCTGCATGCCTGTCCAATCCATGAGTAAAGTTTACACATACTACTGAAGCGCTGCTTATTTTGTCAAAGTATTTCTGGATTTAACTGCAGAGCCGGATGCGTATAAAGTTGCTTGTATCAACGATCCGGTGTATAGCAGTCAAAGTTCGCTATCCCATCTATCAACCGGAAACAATTATATGAAATTCAGTGATCTTTCGCTCCCCGCGCAGGTGCTGCAGGGAATTCATCAAGCCGGGTTCAATGCCTGCACACCGATTCAGGCCCAAACGCTCCCCCTGTCACTGAGCGGCAAGGACGTTGCCGGACAGGCGCAGACCGGCACCGGCAAGACCGCTGCCTTCCTGATCACCCTCTTCACCAAACTGCTTGCTTCACCGTCGGCAGCTGCAGACGGCAGTCTGCCGCGTCCACGGGCCCTGATCCTGGCACCGACCCGTGAGCTGGTTGTCCAGATTGAAAAAGATGCCCAGCTGCTTGGCAGCCACTGCGGCTTTAACATCCAGGCCATTTATGGCGGCATTGATTATATGAAACAGAAAAACGCCCTGAAAGACGGTGCCGACATTGTTATCGGCACGCCGGGGCGCCTGATCGACTACCTGAAACAAAAAGTCTACTCACTGAAACATATTGAGATGCTGGTGATTGACGAGGCCGACCGGATGTTCGACATGGGCTTTATCCCGGACCTGCGCTATATCCTGCGACGGCTGCCCCCCTTTGACCAACGCCAGAACCTGATGTTTTCAGCCACTCTGAACCAGCGGGTGATGGAACTGTCCTATGAATTTATGAATGTGCCGCAAAAAGTCTCGGTCACCCCGGAAAAGATGACGGCCGAACGGGTTGAGCAGGTGCTCTATCACGTTTCCAACAAGGAAAAATTTCCCTTGCTGCTTGGCCTGTTGCGGCGTGAGGGGATGGCCCGGACCATGCTCTTTGTCAATACCAAACGTGAGGCAGAACGATTGCAGGACCGGCTGAATGCAAACGAGTTTCCCTGCCGGGTCATTTCAGGGGATGTTGATCAACGCAAGCGGATGAATATTCTTGAGCAGTTCAAGCGTGGGGAGCTGGCAATTCTGATTGCTACGGATGTTGCTTCACGGGGGCTGCATATTGACGGTGTTTCCCATGTCATCAACTACGACCTGCCACAGGATGCCGAGGACTACGTCCACCGGATCGGCCGGACTGCACGGGCTGGGGCTGAAGGCAAGGCGATCTCGCTGGCTGATGAAGACGGGGCCTTTTATATCGAGGCGATTGAGGAGTATATCAGACACAAGGTAGCTGTAGAATGGGCTGAAGACGACCTTTTCATCCACGACTACAAGCGGCCGAAACATCGCCCGGCGCCGGTTGCCTCAACCAAACAACCCCGCGGGCAACGTCCTAAAGCCAAAGATCAAAAAGGTGCGCCACGAAAAGCAGCGGCAGCCCCACCTGAAGGAGAAAAAAAGAAACGCCGCCCACGCCGGAAAAAACCGGGGGGCAGCGTCGCTACAAGAGAAGAAAACGTTAAGACCGACTAGCTCTTCCGGTATACCCGCTTAAGACTGTCTGTCTTGAGGTACAGCAACAGAAAATACAGCGGTGCCATCCAAAGCGCCGAAACCAGCATGGCGCTGACGCCTTCCACGAGATAGGCCCACCAGGGCGGGGCAATTGACTTCACAACCCAGACGACGTACTGCCCCGTTTCATACATCGGCACCAGCACCAGAGAGGCCATGACAACCTGCTGAACCCCCTGCATGCCCCATGCCGCACGCTGCAAAAAACCAAATGCAGCAGACAGGGCAGCCAGACCATAAAGTAATTTTATCCAGGGTAGAAAACCATAGCCCCAGAAGACCTGCCAGGCTGAAACCGGTTCAATCGACTGTTCCGACAACTGCGCCTGAAGGTCAGTGCCAAGATAATCGATCACCCCCCAGCCTCCCAGCAACAGAAAAACGGCTGCCCAGACAGCCACCCCCCAGCCCACGGCAGCGACCGGATCAAAGCCATTGGCAAAGCCGGCCAGGCTGATAGCCGGTTTTTCCCCCGCCGCAGGCGCAGCCGGGGTTATGATGCCGGATGGCTGCGGTAGTGCCACAACAGTATCGGGGCGAATGTTCCGGTTGCGCATCTCCAGCTCCTGCTTTTGCACATCTTCCTTCCGTTTTCGTTCTATCACAGTCTTAACATCCAGCCCACAGTGGGGGCACTCGTCAAATACCTCTTCGCAGAACGTGCTGTAGCCGCATGAAGGGCAGGTATTGGTGGCGAAGGCAGAGGTCGCCTTTTTACGCGGCTTTTCAACCCTGAAACTCTCTTTGCAACGCGGACAGGCGAGCATCATCCCATCGTCAGGGATTTCAAGGTCGTTAATGGTTCCGCTTGCCTTGCAGTTGGGACACTCTATACGCACAGCCGCTACCCCACTGTTAAAATAATAAATGCACGCACCTGCCCGGCATCTGCCTGCATCCGCACACAACGGGTCGGCAGCCCTTCCAGTTGGGCAATGGCCGGGGGAACCGGTACCGCGTCACCGGTGGCCTCAACCACCGCTTCACCGAACTTTGCCGGATGGGCCGTGGCCAGACAGACCACCGGCGTATCATCCGTAACCAGCTCCTGTGCCGCCCGCACCCCTACCGCGGTGTGAGGATCCAACAGATAGCCGGTATCATGCTTAAACTGCCTGATCGTCTCCAGGGTCGCCTGGCGATCAACCGAGGCAGACCGGAAATCCTGACGGACCTGTTGCAGTTCCTGCTGGCTGAAGCTGATTTTCCCCTCGGCCTTGAGCTGGGCAAAGGCGGCAGAAACCCGGGCAGCATCCTGTTTAAAGAGATAAAAGAGGTAGCGCTCAAAGTTGGAGGCGACCTGAATATCCATGGATGGCGACAAGGTTTGCACCACCGTACCGACCGAATAATCCCCCTGATTGATGAAACGGGTCAGGATATTGTTCTCATTGGTTGCCAGCAGCAGTTTCTCAACCGGCAGCCCCAT
Above is a window of Trichlorobacter lovleyi SZ DNA encoding:
- a CDS encoding DEAD/DEAH box helicase, yielding MKFSDLSLPAQVLQGIHQAGFNACTPIQAQTLPLSLSGKDVAGQAQTGTGKTAAFLITLFTKLLASPSAAADGSLPRPRALILAPTRELVVQIEKDAQLLGSHCGFNIQAIYGGIDYMKQKNALKDGADIVIGTPGRLIDYLKQKVYSLKHIEMLVIDEADRMFDMGFIPDLRYILRRLPPFDQRQNLMFSATLNQRVMELSYEFMNVPQKVSVTPEKMTAERVEQVLYHVSNKEKFPLLLGLLRREGMARTMLFVNTKREAERLQDRLNANEFPCRVISGDVDQRKRMNILEQFKRGELAILIATDVASRGLHIDGVSHVINYDLPQDAEDYVHRIGRTARAGAEGKAISLADEDGAFYIEAIEEYIRHKVAVEWAEDDLFIHDYKRPKHRPAPVASTKQPRGQRPKAKDQKGAPRKAAAAPPEGEKKKRRPRRKKPGGSVATREENVKTD
- a CDS encoding polyprenyl synthetase family protein → MQAALELIGEDLKQVEEQFRKDLESDVPLIRKVGEYVLASGGKRIRPAMLLLAARLCEYQGNQAIPLASVVEFIHTATLLHDDVVDSATLRRGLASANTLWGNEASVLIGDFLFSKSFSLMVAAGSLDVLRVMSKATTVIAEGEVLQLLYTGEVELTEQQYIEVVRAKTAVLLSAACQCGAILGGVSPEQEQALADFGMELGIAFQLMDDILDYTASEEEFGKSIGHDLEEGKLTLPLIHALRGCSDEERGAVTAIIEKDELTPEDFRLVSDLVQSYGGIEYTVEKARDCVANCARHLSCFPANSCKAALLDLAEYVVTRNR
- a CDS encoding zinc-ribbon domain-containing protein encodes the protein MRIECPNCKASGTINDLEIPDDGMMLACPRCKESFRVEKPRKKATSAFATNTCPSCGYSTFCEEVFDECPHCGLDVKTVIERKRKEDVQKQELEMRNRNIRPDTVVALPQPSGIITPAAPAAGEKPAISLAGFANGFDPVAAVGWGVAVWAAVFLLLGGWGVIDYLGTDLQAQLSEQSIEPVSAWQVFWGYGFLPWIKLLYGLAALSAAFGFLQRAAWGMQGVQQVVMASLVLVPMYETGQYVVWVVKSIAPPWWAYLVEGVSAMLVSALWMAPLYFLLLYLKTDSLKRVYRKS
- a CDS encoding TlpA disulfide reductase family protein; protein product: MKKLLVLLCCAVALTAGCSKDKSAAPSKAPAEKSQAPEISVVSLDNQQLTLAALKGKVVLLNFWATWCPPCREEIPSMIKLNTFMAGKPFQMVCVSVDEGGKQAVQEFLKNSGYSLPAYTDPSGQVAKTYGITGVPETFVIDKNGLIVKKVIGGLDWNSPEVIAFLEGLMK